Proteins from one Sarcophilus harrisii chromosome 2, mSarHar1.11, whole genome shotgun sequence genomic window:
- the CCNDBP1 gene encoding cyclin-D1-binding protein 1, translating into MDLGAAGPSPEDPMAQLRRLIETLRSLLPRVRDGEARETTEVFDAHRFWDKLGQRALVVSQEATKLSLAFARPPLPSPEDCRILCESIQNAVLAEVSAYYWLPKDQGITLRKMVRDTVVDVVEGMAQLAEVIVKARPQCISHEYLISTGSIWETCDQVSHLPKDNKAATLLMLASYLRVVKDALEEMEQAQGDNGDPYSDILEDDELGSRGNRDTYWSEEDQQLLAPCMGLMKASKACLKKVRSSVETHGKTIVVDQVAQLDDIVDISNEISPSVDELALSMYPPLNRMSVRLNAAKLASVLKKVLEITKASHVCPHEEENWIQFLSSAIDHNMDKIKNLTQGEL; encoded by the exons ATGGATCTTGGGGCGGCGGGACCGAGCCCAGAGGACCCCATGGCGCAGCTGCGGAGGCTCATCGAGACGCTGCGCTCCTTACTGCCGCGGGTGCGGG ATGGCGAGGCCAGGGAGACCACGGAGGTGTTCGATGCCCACAGATTTTGGGACAAGCTCG GGCAGAGGGCCCTGGTGGTGTCCCAGGAAGCCACGAAGCTGAGCCTGGCCTTCGCAAGACCTCCCCTGCCTTCCCCAGAG GACTGCAGAATACTCTGTGAAAGTATCCAGAATGCTGTGTTGGCAGAGGTTTCTGCATACTACTGGCTTCCCAAAGACCAAG GTATCACATTGCGAAAAATGGTTCGAGATACTGTTGTGGATGTAGTGGAGGGAATGGCCCAGCTTGCGGAGGTGATTGTTAAAGCTCGACCTCAATG CATATCACATGAGTATCTCATATCAACTGGCAGTATCTGGGAAACCTGTGACCAGGTGTCTCACCTACCAAAAG ATAACAAAGCAGCAACCCTTTTAATGCTGGCTTCATATCTGAGGGTAGTGAAGGATGCACTTGAGGAAATGGAGCAG GCACAGGGGGACAATGGAGATCCTTACAGTGACATCTTGGAAGATGATGAATTGGGATCTCGGGGTAATAGGGACACATATTGGTCAGAAGAAGACCAGCAGCTCTTAGCCCCATGTATGGGACTGATGAAAGCCTCTAAAGCTTGTCTCAAGAAAGTAAGGTCTTCGGTGGAAACCCATGGGAAGACAATTGTGGTGGATCAGGTTGCCCAGCTAGATGACATTGTAGACATTTCCAATGAAATCAGCCCTAG tgTGGATGAGTTGGCTTTGAGCATGTATCCACCTTTGAATCGGATGTCTGTGCGACTCAAT GCTGCAAAACTTGCATCTGTGCTAAAAAAGGTTCTTGAAATCACAAA GGCCAGTCATGTGTGTCCCCATGAAGAAGAAAACTGGATCCAGTTTCTCTCGAGTGCCATTGATCACAATATGGATAAAATCAAGAACCTTACCCAGGGTGAACTTTGA
- the EPB42 gene encoding erythrocyte membrane protein band 4.2, with the protein MGQALYIKSCDLQVAKNNEEHHTNQSSSSRLIVRRGQPFTIILHLLYPQARGFFKVLKKVALVAETGKQPSVTNRTKIKFPVTSQGNPKCWSATIEDRDLETWTISVTTPADAIIGHYSLLLQLSQKTQFPLGHFTLLFNPWEREDAVFLENEAQRREYLLNQNGLIYLGTSECIQPQPWDFGQFDTNVIDLSLRLQEVDKEVDQWNNPVHVARVLGVLLNNRKEKSILTTRETQDSEDEKFLYKRRGSLPILWHWLTGQGRQVPAGQAWVLAAVTCSVLRSLGIPARVITIYDSAQDTKGALTVNEYYDQNGLPTGEHKGSRICIFQVSTECWMARPDLPPGYGGWQIVDSSLQKEGGANVFLTCDLVPVKAIKEGVLELSPGAPALFASLNASCAVWLRHEDGTVVRADASPKYVGNNISTKGVGGDRCEDITQNYKYHEGSPQKEELLEKVWRESAEPGQANGFPFSPETWGPLHMLLHSSSSMPLDGDVELSVTFFNYTNEEKTVELVIGILAMDYNGITITQLYKKNLLLTIQENEVRTINTSLPSSHFVQSSPEINILRLTAVATHTDSEISYFAQRDMVICKPQLTIEVPEKVRLYEPVTVYIYVQNKLDSPMEDCMITMFGRGLIYRERVYRLGSVWPGDSLYHQIQFTPTQIGLQRLTVEVDCNMFQNLIGYKSINVVTPLSPA; encoded by the exons CCCTGTACATCAAGAGCTGTGACTTGCAAGTAGCCAAAAACAATGAGGAACATCATACCAACCAGAGCAGTTCCAGTCGCCTCATTGTCCGCAGAGGACAGCCCTTCACCATCATCCTCCACCTGCTCTACCCACAGGCTCGAGGATTCTTTAAGGTTTTAAAGAAGGTTGCCCTTGTGGCTGAAACAG GAAAGCAGCCTTCCGTGACAAACAGGACAAAAATCAAATTCCCAGTCACCAGCCAAGGTAACCCTAAATGCTGGAGTGCGACCATAGAAGACAGAGACTTAGAGACCTGGACCATATCGGTGACCACACCTGCTGACGCCATCATTGGTCACTACTCCCTCCTGCTTCAGCTCTCCCAAAAGACTCAGTTCCCCCTGGGCCACTTCACACTACTCTTTAATCCCTGGGAACGAG AGGATGCAGTATTCCTGGAGAATGAGGCACAACGCAGAGAATATTTGCTGAACCAGAATGGCCTCATCTACCTGGGCACATCCGAATGCATCCAACCTCAGCCTTGGGACTTTGGCCAG TTTGATACCAATGTTATTGATCTCAGCCTGAGGTTACAGGAAGTCGATAAGgaagtcgatcagtggaataatcCTGTACATGTGGCTCGGGTACTGGGAGTCTTG CTAAATAACAGAAAGGAGAAGAGTATTCTAACTACACGTGAAACACAGGATTCAGAGGATGAGAAATTTTTGTATAAACGCCGAGGGAGCTTGCCCATCCTCTGGCACTGGCTCACTGGCCAAGGGAGGCAGGTGCCCGCTGGGCAGGCCTGGGTATTGGCAGCTGTCACCTGCTCAG TGCTAAGGTCCCTAGGTATTCCTGCCCGCGTTATCACAATCTATGATTCAGCCCAGGACACAAAAGGAGCTTTGACtgtaaatgaatattatgatCAGAATGGGCTTCCCACCGGAGAGCACAAAGGAAGCCGAATCTG CATCTTCCAAGTTTCAACTGAATGTTGGATGGCAAGACCTGATCTACCCCCAGGTTACGGAGGATGGCAGATTGTGGACTCAAGCCTTCAGAAAGAAGGTGGAGCTAATG tctttttgACATGTGACCTAGTTCCAGTTAAGGCAATCAAGGAAGGGGTTCTGGAGCTGAGCCCAGGGGCACCAGCCCTTTTTGCCTCACTCAATGCTTCCTGTGCAGTCTGGTTGAGGCACGAGGATGGGACAGTGGTTCGAGCTGATGCAAGTCCCAAATACGTAGGCAACAACATCAGTACCAAGGGGGTCGGAGGGGATCGTTGTGAAGACATCACCCAAAATTACAAATACCATGAAG gaTCACCACAAAAAGAGGAATTATTGGAGAAAGTCTGGAGagagagtgctgaacctggacAGGCCAATGGGTTCCCCTTTAGTCCTGAGACATGGGGTCCTCTACACATGCTACTGCATTCCTCCAGCTCCATGCCTTTGGATGGAGATGTTGAGTTGTCAGTGACATTCTTTAATTACACTAATGAGGAGAAGACTGTGGAGCTGGTAATAGGGATCCTAGCCATGGACTACAATGGAATCACCATTACCCAGCTctacaaaaagaatttattacttACAATTCAAGAAAATGAAG TTAGGACCATCAATACCAGCCTGCCTTCCTCCCATTTTGTGCAAAGCTCTCCTGAGATCAATATCCTGAGACTGACAGCTGTGGCAACCCATACAGATTCTGAGATTAGCTACTTTGCTCAACGGGACATGGTCATCTGTAAACCACAGCTCACCATCGAG GTGCCAGAGAAGGTAAGGCTGTATGAACCAGTCACAGTCTACATCTATGTTCAGAATAAGTTGGACTCACCCATGGAAGATTGTATGATCACAATGTTTGGAAGAGGACTCATTTACAGAGAGAGGGTCTACAG ATTAGGTTCTGTCTGGCCTGGAGACTCTCTCTACCACCAGATCCAGTTTACTCCAACCCAGATAGGGCTCCAAAGACTCACTGTGGAAGTGGATTGCAATATGTTCCAGAATCTAATAGGTTACAAGAGTATCAATGTGGTAACGCCTCTATCTCCAGCTTAA